One stretch of Cedecea neteri DNA includes these proteins:
- a CDS encoding CesT family type III secretion system chaperone: MPAPSKLAQILQPLLTDDLGQKAELENAEGYSIELAEGLTLEISESPVGHLLLSCILPVRPTRLSDTETLSVLLQANLLGMDYPPVLTGLLPEQQQVVQWSSLPFHQLEPEVLKRLFNRFALQAEKLAAWLV, encoded by the coding sequence ATGCCCGCACCTTCAAAACTAGCGCAAATTTTGCAGCCGCTGCTGACCGATGATCTCGGCCAAAAAGCCGAGCTGGAGAACGCCGAAGGCTATTCCATAGAGCTTGCCGAGGGCTTAACGCTGGAGATCAGCGAGTCCCCGGTGGGGCACCTGCTGCTGAGTTGTATTTTGCCCGTGCGGCCAACCCGGCTGAGCGACACCGAAACCCTCTCGGTGCTGCTGCAGGCAAACCTGCTGGGAATGGATTACCCGCCGGTGCTCACCGGGCTGCTGCCTGAACAACAGCAGGTCGTGCAGTGGAGCAGCCTGCCGTTTCACCAGCTCGAGCCGGAAGTGTTAAAGCGGCTGTTTAACCGCTTTGCCCTGCAGGCCGAAAAGCTGGCCGCCTGGCTCGTATAA
- a CDS encoding PAS domain-containing sensor histidine kinase — translation MKQDGGPHPRPNDSPDLLGAAFNSMRELVFIVDRDFTIVFANHKALSVCLPANEGRLSGENIFTRLRGYGDLPLLAVVEQQLEQPEHSLYGDKINARFHASPDLVIPVEVCPSRFAFQGQNWVMMVVCDTRYRNDIHRFYYDRENELRDILDNVPDAILRVDSEQRLLYANETALQCMPRSAAAIGLKMNSLIGDSTLMEQINWSLQLVLRKHIQLEAVLHGVRSDSRIGRIYQARFIPEFTPQQTLKSVLVIARPASRQYFAEQQVRQTHEQLRQMTQKMQSSVENERKHMAREIHDELGQHLTSLRVGISLLGQNHPALQHEVEPLTQLVDGTIKVVRDIATQLRPAVLNMGLKPALIWLRDQFNKLRSGVCTLTIQPLPVSLCDDEVTAIFRVVQESLTNVQRHAKAREVEVKVLTRGNVVLICINDDGQGFDPGLVSEGAFGLLSMRERCMMKGWTFNIHSTPGKGSCVHIEIPYTQPGAAKVYDNE, via the coding sequence ATGAAACAAGACGGCGGGCCGCATCCACGGCCCAATGACTCTCCGGATTTGCTGGGCGCCGCTTTCAACAGTATGCGCGAGCTGGTTTTCATCGTTGACAGGGATTTCACTATTGTTTTTGCCAACCATAAGGCGCTCAGCGTTTGCCTGCCGGCAAATGAAGGGCGTCTTTCAGGCGAAAATATTTTCACCCGCCTGCGGGGCTACGGCGATCTGCCGCTGCTCGCGGTGGTGGAGCAGCAGCTGGAGCAGCCGGAGCATTCGCTGTACGGCGATAAAATCAACGCCCGCTTTCACGCCTCGCCCGATCTGGTGATTCCGGTGGAAGTTTGCCCGAGTCGCTTTGCGTTCCAGGGGCAGAACTGGGTGATGATGGTGGTGTGCGATACCCGCTACCGCAACGACATTCATCGTTTTTACTACGACCGAGAAAACGAACTTCGCGACATTCTGGATAACGTGCCCGATGCTATTTTGCGCGTGGACAGCGAGCAAAGGCTGCTCTATGCCAACGAAACGGCGCTGCAGTGTATGCCCAGGAGCGCGGCGGCTATCGGCCTGAAAATGAATTCGCTCATCGGCGACTCGACCCTGATGGAGCAGATCAACTGGTCGCTGCAGCTGGTGCTGCGCAAGCACATTCAGCTGGAGGCCGTGCTGCATGGCGTGCGCTCCGACTCACGGATAGGGAGGATTTATCAGGCGCGTTTTATTCCTGAGTTCACGCCGCAGCAGACGCTGAAATCCGTGCTGGTGATCGCTCGTCCGGCCTCCCGGCAATATTTTGCCGAACAGCAGGTGCGCCAGACCCACGAACAGCTGAGGCAGATGACCCAGAAGATGCAAAGCAGCGTCGAAAACGAACGCAAGCATATGGCGCGAGAAATTCACGATGAGCTGGGGCAGCATCTTACCTCACTGCGGGTAGGGATCTCCCTGCTGGGGCAGAACCATCCCGCGCTCCAGCATGAAGTCGAACCTTTGACTCAGCTGGTGGATGGCACCATTAAAGTGGTGCGTGACATTGCCACCCAGCTGCGCCCGGCGGTGCTGAATATGGGGCTGAAGCCCGCGCTTATCTGGCTGCGGGACCAGTTCAATAAGCTTCGCTCCGGGGTCTGTACGTTGACCATTCAGCCGCTGCCGGTGTCGCTGTGTGACGATGAGGTGACGGCGATTTTCCGCGTAGTGCAGGAGTCGCTCACCAACGTTCAGCGGCATGCGAAAGCGCGGGAAGTGGAGGTGAAGGTGCTGACCCGGGGCAACGTCGTGCTTATTTGCATCAATGATGACGGCCAGGGGTTTGATCCGGGCCTGGTGTCCGAGGGGGCATTTGGGCTGCTGAGCATGCGGGAACGCTGCATGATGAAGGGCTGGACGTTTAACATCCACAGCACGCCGGGTAAAGGGAGCTGCGTGCATATCGAGATCCCTTATACCCAGCCGGGCGCGGCTAAAGTTTATGATAACGAATAG
- a CDS encoding RNA polymerase sigma factor, which produces MSAMFDFESQVFPQVQPTFEPNVVQGEFPVVNWERVMRDNEQRLYNFIRKRVANFADIEDLVQNTWYEVIRNKHKFCGSSRPETWMFGIAVNLVKNHYKSVKVSYLHDELNDDVLGTLLHSEQPEGVTEGKDILAKVLQRISQLPEDYQQLLQLIVDNDISYQEAADRMTIPIGTVRSRLSRLRQSLKQDLGWDSLN; this is translated from the coding sequence ATGTCAGCCATGTTTGATTTCGAATCACAGGTCTTTCCGCAAGTGCAGCCGACTTTTGAGCCCAACGTTGTGCAGGGCGAGTTTCCGGTGGTTAACTGGGAGCGAGTAATGCGCGACAACGAGCAGCGTCTGTATAATTTTATTCGTAAACGCGTGGCAAACTTTGCCGATATAGAAGATCTGGTGCAGAACACCTGGTATGAGGTGATTCGCAATAAGCACAAGTTTTGCGGCTCATCGCGCCCGGAAACCTGGATGTTTGGGATTGCGGTAAACCTGGTGAAGAACCACTACAAATCCGTCAAAGTGAGCTACCTGCACGATGAGCTAAATGACGACGTGCTCGGGACGCTGCTGCATTCGGAGCAGCCAGAAGGGGTGACAGAGGGTAAGGATATCCTGGCGAAAGTGTTGCAGAGAATTTCGCAACTCCCTGAAGATTATCAACAATTATTACAACTGATCGTCGATAATGACATCAGTTACCAGGAAGCGGCCGACCGGATGACCATTCCGATCGGCACCGTTCGCTCACGTCTTTCCCGTCTCCGGCAGTCCTTAAAACAGGATCTGGGGTGGGATAGCCTGAACTGA
- a CDS encoding response regulator transcription factor — MAIRLLLADDHILMREGLKQIFSLDKKIKVVAEAGCGKTVLSLLTEIDVDVLLLDLSMPGESGPELVQQITRLWPMLPVLVLSMHNEPQIAQMVLASGAHGFITKDQAPQTLLHAIHRVAARQRYIDPSLAEAIVFSTQENDQLRRYATLSQREKQILRLLSSGENVNGIAETLSISNKTVSTHKTRMMEKMQFDNNADIIKFAIRYHKL; from the coding sequence ATGGCAATCAGACTCCTCCTCGCGGACGATCACATTTTGATGCGCGAGGGCCTGAAACAAATTTTTTCACTGGATAAGAAAATTAAAGTGGTGGCGGAAGCCGGCTGTGGCAAAACGGTGCTCTCGCTGCTGACGGAAATTGATGTTGATGTGCTGCTGCTGGATCTCTCCATGCCCGGCGAGTCCGGGCCGGAACTGGTGCAGCAAATCACCCGGCTGTGGCCGATGCTGCCGGTGCTGGTATTAAGCATGCACAACGAGCCGCAAATCGCCCAGATGGTCCTCGCCAGCGGTGCCCACGGCTTCATTACTAAAGATCAGGCCCCGCAAACGCTGCTGCACGCCATCCATCGCGTGGCCGCCCGCCAGCGCTATATCGACCCTTCGCTGGCGGAAGCCATCGTCTTTTCTACCCAGGAAAACGACCAGCTTCGCCGCTACGCCACGCTATCCCAGCGCGAAAAGCAGATCCTCCGTCTGCTGAGCAGCGGCGAAAATGTCAACGGCATAGCGGAGACGCTGAGCATCAGCAACAAAACGGTCAGCACCCATAAAACCCGCATGATGGAAAAAATGCAGTTCGACAACAACGCCGACATCATCAAGTTTGCTATTCGTTATCATAAACTTTAG
- the sctW gene encoding type III secretion system gatekeeper subunit SctW, translating into MNMRIPQHHHHHNLRLETEQADALVDELISDTNSDKSAASSSSSATRAAPAPQRPGAAQESMASAFAESIEQKIKHEEQRTQGTQQRRVSVAAIKVTHLVELGRLLESPSGKDQAGQESAFERLLSGSEGKNPTLEDLLEQANNDPASAFVTLSLMAMRLRNGSNPALAAHVERMLAELQQQHPEKINAGVNTAPAIAAFSSDPGQKREMRKLYYSGVINQQSADNIMDVLLDKFGVDGFVPALRTLQRALSDDIAALAPSAPPTALRRLLSGLNDTRAITHTLSEVAQFLDRLKSKYSHVTMGADVMTRSLLSMCRNGFYSRDLTQLGLQVVGEKPLQQSLFFNGLLTLLQALPEKIWGGNDDTRHNALLLLRTLNGEYAAWEKRSQLAQ; encoded by the coding sequence ATGAACATGAGAATCCCCCAGCACCATCACCACCATAATCTGCGTCTTGAAACCGAACAGGCGGACGCGCTGGTCGATGAGCTAATCAGCGACACGAACAGTGATAAAAGCGCGGCGAGCAGTTCATCGTCAGCCACTCGCGCTGCGCCCGCGCCTCAGCGGCCCGGTGCGGCGCAAGAGTCGATGGCGTCAGCCTTTGCAGAAAGCATCGAGCAGAAAATCAAACATGAGGAGCAGCGCACGCAGGGTACCCAGCAGCGCCGCGTCTCGGTGGCGGCCATCAAGGTTACCCACCTTGTGGAGCTGGGCCGCCTGCTGGAAAGCCCGTCCGGGAAAGACCAGGCCGGGCAGGAATCCGCGTTTGAACGGCTGCTGTCAGGCTCGGAAGGGAAAAATCCCACTCTTGAGGACCTGCTGGAACAGGCCAACAACGACCCGGCTTCGGCATTTGTCACCCTCAGCCTGATGGCGATGCGCCTGCGTAACGGCAGCAACCCTGCGCTGGCGGCGCACGTCGAACGCATGCTGGCCGAGCTCCAGCAGCAGCACCCGGAAAAAATTAACGCGGGGGTGAACACCGCCCCGGCGATTGCCGCCTTTAGCAGCGACCCAGGGCAGAAGCGCGAAATGCGCAAGCTTTACTACAGCGGCGTGATCAACCAGCAGTCCGCCGACAACATCATGGACGTGCTGCTGGACAAGTTTGGCGTCGACGGCTTCGTGCCTGCGCTGCGAACGTTGCAGCGTGCGCTTTCGGATGATATCGCCGCCCTGGCCCCGTCAGCGCCACCAACGGCCCTGCGCCGCCTGCTTTCCGGGCTGAACGATACCCGCGCCATTACCCACACGCTGTCGGAAGTCGCGCAGTTCCTCGACCGCCTGAAGAGCAAGTACTCCCACGTCACGATGGGCGCCGACGTGATGACCCGCTCTTTGCTCAGCATGTGCCGCAACGGCTTCTACTCGCGCGACCTGACCCAGCTCGGACTGCAGGTTGTGGGCGAAAAACCGCTGCAGCAATCGCTCTTTTTCAACGGACTGCTGACGCTGCTTCAGGCGCTGCCGGAAAAAATCTGGGGCGGCAACGATGATACCCGCCACAACGCTCTGCTCCTGCTGCGCACCCTGAACGGCGAATACGCCGCGTGGGAAAAACGCAGCCAGCTGGCGCAGTAA